In Halobaculum sp. XH14, a single genomic region encodes these proteins:
- the dctP gene encoding TRAP transporter substrate-binding protein encodes MTKHNGITRRRVLGSTAVAGVIGSAGCTGGGSDTAEPTESDTESGGGDGTTTSESGNDYESLPEVTATFASSFQSGSIDNIAIARFKEKIEAETDGRFSVNHVPGGAYGGEVEMTQTAAQGGLEGMGVGPIPIFLYATEHWYTSSPYVMEDYDHLLRVMESDMIQEEVYDKIAAENGLRVMGQPVYVGRRNVTANSAVRTPEDVQGMKLRLPGIDAWVEVWQEIGVNPTSIPGNEIYSGLQTGTADGAAVDANLVESSKLNEVQSHLNLTKQMVGNRNLWINEEFYQGLDPTYQELVIELGFEATAEAAEIGIETEEETINQLESNGMTIVRDVDVEAFKSAATPAINGLFESTWAGTWEEVQQM; translated from the coding sequence ATGACAAAGCACAACGGAATCACCCGGCGGCGGGTCCTCGGTTCGACAGCCGTCGCGGGGGTAATCGGCTCGGCTGGATGTACAGGCGGCGGATCGGACACCGCGGAACCGACCGAGAGCGACACCGAAAGCGGCGGCGGGGACGGCACGACCACGAGCGAGTCCGGGAACGACTACGAGTCGCTCCCGGAGGTGACGGCGACGTTCGCCAGTTCGTTCCAGTCGGGCAGCATCGACAACATCGCCATCGCCCGGTTCAAGGAGAAGATCGAAGCCGAGACCGACGGCCGGTTCTCGGTGAACCACGTCCCCGGCGGCGCGTACGGCGGCGAGGTCGAGATGACCCAGACGGCCGCCCAGGGCGGCCTGGAGGGGATGGGGGTCGGCCCGATCCCGATCTTCCTGTACGCGACCGAACACTGGTACACGTCGAGCCCCTACGTGATGGAAGACTACGACCACCTCCTGCGGGTGATGGAGAGCGACATGATCCAGGAGGAGGTGTACGACAAGATCGCCGCCGAGAACGGCCTCCGGGTCATGGGCCAGCCCGTGTACGTCGGCCGGCGGAACGTCACCGCCAACTCGGCGGTCAGGACGCCCGAGGACGTGCAGGGGATGAAGCTGCGGCTGCCCGGCATCGACGCCTGGGTCGAGGTGTGGCAGGAGATCGGCGTCAACCCCACCTCGATCCCGGGCAACGAGATCTACAGCGGACTGCAGACGGGGACCGCGGACGGCGCGGCCGTCGACGCGAACCTCGTCGAGTCCTCGAAGCTCAACGAGGTGCAGTCCCACCTCAACCTCACGAAACAGATGGTCGGCAACCGGAACCTCTGGATCAACGAGGAGTTCTACCAGGGGCTCGACCCGACCTACCAGGAGCTCGTCATCGAACTCGGGTTCGAGGCGACCGCGGAGGCCGCCGAGATCGGGATCGAGACCGAGGAGGAGACGATCAACCAGCTCGAATCGAACGGGATGACGATCGTCCGCGACGTCGACGTCGAGGCGTTCAAGTCGGCGGCGACGCCGGCGATCAACGGGCTGTTCGAGTCGACCTGGGCCGGAACCTGGGAAGAAGTCCAGCAGATGTGA
- a CDS encoding creatininase family protein: MVQSLLTGGDAAWLTRTASEIREIAGREGSILVVPLGSVEQHGDHLPVGTDSLLAGEVSNRTADRLVDEVPLLVTPTVWSGLSSHHLPFGGTMTAEFETAHALLEELSTSALDNGFDAMVLINGHGGNTSLVSTVVNTVGRANESAEVLGVTYFELATEAITELRDSDPGGMAHGGEFETSLMLHLFPDLVREELADGTYLDEPYEGGRQDLLVGGPVSVYRGFDAYSDSGAIGDPALADREKGAEMFEAVRTELEELLRTVHERNR, from the coding sequence ATGGTTCAGAGCTTGCTGACCGGCGGCGACGCGGCGTGGCTGACACGCACCGCCTCGGAGATCCGTGAAATCGCCGGGCGGGAGGGATCGATTCTCGTCGTCCCGCTCGGGAGCGTCGAACAGCACGGCGACCACCTCCCGGTGGGCACCGACAGTCTCCTCGCCGGGGAGGTATCGAACCGGACGGCCGACCGGCTCGTCGACGAGGTTCCGCTCCTCGTGACGCCGACGGTGTGGAGCGGCCTCTCGTCTCACCACCTCCCGTTCGGCGGGACCATGACGGCCGAGTTCGAGACGGCACACGCGCTTCTCGAGGAGCTCAGCACCTCCGCGCTCGACAACGGGTTCGACGCGATGGTGCTGATCAACGGGCACGGCGGGAACACCTCGCTCGTTTCCACGGTGGTGAACACGGTCGGACGGGCGAACGAGTCGGCGGAGGTGCTCGGGGTGACGTACTTCGAACTGGCGACTGAGGCGATCACCGAGCTCCGGGACAGCGACCCCGGCGGGATGGCTCACGGCGGGGAGTTCGAAACGTCGCTGATGCTCCACCTGTTTCCCGACCTCGTCAGGGAGGAGCTCGCCGACGGAACGTACCTGGACGAGCCGTACGAAGGGGGGCGACAGGACCTGCTCGTCGGCGGTCCGGTGTCCGTCTACCGTGGGTTCGACGCCTACTCCGACTCCGGCGCGATCGGCGACCCGGCCCTGGCTGACCGTGAGAAGGGCGCCGAGATGTTCGAGGCGGTCCGGACGGAACTCGAGGAGTTGCTACGCACGGTTCACGAGCGGAATCGGTAG
- a CDS encoding TRAP transporter large permease, with product MIVPELGLILTIFLGGVLLLYLMGVPVAVAMGVTSVLIMVSPFGRGLNYELIASQLLFGVNSFTILAVPFYLLLGRLMNRIGLTERIFRFATALVGQFRGGIAYVNIVASMIFSGMSGLAVADAAGLGRVEYKAMRDEGYDKDISLGVTGSSAVIGPIIPPSVVMIIYGILAEESIGDLFIAGIVPGVLIGLLLMAFVMLMVVHRGYEGGDAFTTEEAVESFKAALLPLLTPVLIIGGILSGWFTATEAGAIAVIYVIAMGFYYGELDLHGLYLETRDSMVETFALMFIVGVAALYGLIALQLQLPIFIAEALTGLTSDPTMILLLLVLVLLVVGTFLETMAAITILVPILLPVLTIAGIDTLHFGIVMVLTLMLGLLTPPLGVILFVLEKVTDAKIEEIVRAVIPFYVPILLVILLIVFFPSIALFLPTL from the coding sequence GTGATCGTCCCCGAACTGGGGTTGATCCTCACCATCTTCCTCGGCGGGGTGCTGCTGCTCTACCTCATGGGCGTCCCCGTCGCGGTCGCGATGGGCGTGACGAGCGTGCTCATCATGGTCTCGCCGTTCGGCCGCGGGCTGAACTACGAGCTGATCGCCTCCCAGTTGCTGTTCGGCGTCAACAGCTTCACCATTCTCGCAGTTCCGTTCTACCTCCTGCTCGGCCGGTTGATGAACCGGATCGGGCTGACCGAACGCATCTTCCGCTTCGCGACCGCGCTCGTCGGCCAGTTCCGCGGCGGGATCGCCTACGTGAACATCGTGGCGAGCATGATCTTCTCGGGCATGTCCGGGCTGGCCGTCGCCGACGCCGCCGGGCTCGGCCGCGTCGAGTACAAGGCGATGCGGGACGAGGGGTACGACAAGGACATCTCGCTGGGCGTCACCGGCTCGTCGGCGGTCATCGGGCCGATCATCCCGCCGAGCGTCGTCATGATCATCTACGGCATCCTCGCCGAGGAGTCGATCGGCGACCTGTTCATCGCCGGGATCGTTCCGGGCGTGCTCATCGGCCTCCTGCTGATGGCGTTCGTGATGCTGATGGTCGTGCACCGCGGCTACGAGGGCGGCGACGCGTTCACGACCGAGGAGGCGGTCGAGAGCTTCAAGGCCGCACTGCTACCGCTACTCACCCCGGTTCTCATCATCGGCGGGATCCTCAGCGGGTGGTTCACGGCGACCGAGGCCGGCGCGATCGCGGTCATCTACGTGATCGCCATGGGCTTTTACTACGGCGAACTCGACCTCCACGGGCTCTACCTCGAGACGCGGGACAGCATGGTGGAGACGTTCGCGCTCATGTTCATCGTCGGCGTGGCCGCCCTCTACGGGCTGATCGCGCTCCAGCTCCAGCTGCCGATCTTCATCGCGGAAGCCCTGACCGGACTGACGAGCGACCCGACGATGATCCTCCTGCTGCTCGTGCTCGTGCTGCTCGTCGTCGGGACGTTCCTCGAGACGATGGCGGCGATCACGATCCTCGTCCCGATCCTCCTCCCGGTCCTCACCATCGCCGGCATCGACACGCTGCACTTCGGGATCGTGATGGTGCTGACGCTGATGCTCGGCCTGCTGACGCCCCCGCTCGGGGTCATCCTGTTCGTCCTGGAGAAGGTCACGGACGCGAAGATCGAGGAGATCGTGCGCGCGGTCATCCCCTTCTACGTCCCGATCCTCCTCGTCATCCTGCTCATCGTCTTCTTCCCCTCGATCGCGCTGTTCCTGCCGACCCTCTGA
- a CDS encoding TRAP transporter small permease, with product MSTTQNLDLHVESWFDRGVIALGTLLFTLTILLATVQVVVRLLDVQVAGIPFHWTEPLARYCLVIATYVGAAVATRNDEHIRMDYFPNRLAERSPRAKRLLDVVVSVIVLAFALIVIRGTATMAGGTWGDQFGSVQVITSGMLYLGICLAFVLLAVYEARTLVGLLRAEPTSTDGSGVDS from the coding sequence ATGAGCACGACACAAAACCTCGACCTGCACGTCGAGTCGTGGTTCGACAGGGGCGTGATCGCGCTCGGGACCCTCCTGTTTACGCTGACGATCCTTCTCGCCACGGTGCAGGTGGTCGTCCGCCTGCTGGACGTTCAGGTGGCCGGAATCCCGTTCCACTGGACGGAGCCGCTGGCGAGATACTGTCTCGTCATCGCGACGTACGTCGGCGCGGCCGTCGCCACGCGCAACGACGAGCACATCAGGATGGACTACTTCCCGAACCGGCTGGCGGAACGGTCCCCGCGCGCCAAGCGCCTGCTGGACGTCGTCGTCTCGGTGATCGTTCTCGCGTTCGCGCTGATCGTCATCCGGGGGACGGCGACGATGGCCGGCGGGACGTGGGGCGACCAGTTCGGCTCCGTCCAGGTGATCACGTCGGGCATGCTGTATCTCGGGATCTGTCTCGCGTTCGTCCTGCTGGCCGTCTACGAGGCGCGCACGCTCGTCGGACTGCTCCGGGCTGAGCCGACGTCGACGGACGGTTCGGGGGTCGACTCGTGA